Proteins co-encoded in one Thermoplasmata archaeon genomic window:
- a CDS encoding 30S ribosomal protein S4, translating into MGDPKFDRKTYESPRNPWEMKRIKDENNLRSKYGLKNKREIWKAMSVLRSYRAKAIELQAKLRYNDVQAQKELKELSKKLINYGMLNENSANLDSILSLTVENILDRRLETLVYMKGLANTPRQARQFIVHGHISIGDRAVSIPSYMVKKEEEPLLNYKENSPLSNELHPMRVKEAQKEELKEGETNE; encoded by the coding sequence ATGGGCGATCCTAAATTTGACAGAAAAACATATGAATCACCACGAAATCCTTGGGAAATGAAGCGTATTAAAGATGAGAATAATCTGAGATCCAAGTATGGATTGAAAAATAAAAGAGAAATATGGAAGGCTATGTCTGTATTGAGATCATACAGGGCAAAAGCCATTGAGTTACAGGCTAAGTTGAGATATAATGACGTACAGGCTCAGAAAGAGTTAAAAGAGCTATCAAAAAAGCTGATAAATTACGGGATGCTCAATGAAAACAGTGCCAATTTAGATAGCATATTATCATTAACTGTTGAAAACATATTAGATCGCAGATTAGAAACATTAGTATACATGAAAGGTCTGGCAAATACACCGAGACAAGCACGCCAATTTATCGTTCATGGACACATATCAATAGGTGACCGTGCTGTAAGCATTCCCAGCTACATGGTTAAAAAAGAGGAAGAGCCATTGTTAAATTATAAAGAGAATTCACCATTAAGTAACGAACTTCACCCAATGCGTGTTAAAGAAGCGCAGAAAGAGGAACTGAAAGAGGGTGAAACAAATGAGTAA
- a CDS encoding 30S ribosomal protein S11, which translates to MSKTAVAHLFASHNNTIITVTDLTGAETLAKATGGMVVKADRDESSPYAAMKASDIITEKLREKGITDLIIKVRAPGGSKSHNPGPGAQAAIRALTRSGFKIIRIEDVTPLPHDGTRRKGGKRGRRV; encoded by the coding sequence ATGAGTAAAACGGCAGTGGCACACTTATTTGCATCTCACAATAACACGATTATAACCGTTACTGACCTGACCGGTGCAGAGACCCTAGCAAAGGCTACTGGTGGAATGGTTGTTAAGGCAGACAGAGATGAATCATCTCCGTATGCAGCCATGAAAGCATCGGACATTATTACAGAAAAGTTGAGAGAGAAAGGAATTACGGATCTGATAATAAAAGTTCGTGCTCCCGGTGGCAGCAAAAGCCACAATCCAGGTCCTGGGGCACAAGCTGCTATAAGAGCATTGACTAGATCAGGGTTCAAGATTATCAGAATTGAAGATGTTACTCCCTTACCTCATGACGGCACCAGAAGAAAGGGCGGCAAGAGGGGCAGAAGAGTGTAA
- a CDS encoding adenosylcobinamide amidohydrolase translates to MLSWKIDKNVFHIFFNRSVNVLSTSINGTGIDNIEEIQNITVPKDFKITVEEFLQSYKSNALLFLTAVNINSTVHLSGKLAEVFLTCGYSNATTPMKKNGRVGTVNIFINTFSEISIAGAINLVMVATEAKALAFINSNIKDEDGNIATGTGTDAIAIFPVSEKGEKYTGMHTDLGKDVAALVYSACMNSISKSE, encoded by the coding sequence ATGTTATCATGGAAAATTGATAAAAACGTATTTCATATATTTTTCAATAGATCAGTAAATGTTTTGAGCACCTCTATAAATGGTACAGGTATTGACAATATTGAAGAGATCCAGAACATTACTGTGCCAAAAGATTTTAAAATTACAGTTGAGGAATTCTTGCAATCATATAAATCAAATGCTCTGCTATTTTTAACCGCAGTGAACATAAATAGTACTGTTCACTTATCAGGAAAACTGGCAGAAGTTTTTTTGACATGCGGTTACTCAAACGCTACAACACCTATGAAAAAGAATGGTAGGGTGGGTACCGTGAATATTTTCATAAACACTTTTTCAGAGATAAGCATCGCTGGTGCCATAAATCTGGTTATGGTTGCAACTGAAGCAAAGGCATTGGCATTTATAAACTCTAATATAAAAGACGAGGATGGAAACATTGCCACCGGAACCGGAACTGATGCCATTGCGATTTTTCCAGTGTCTGAAAAAGGTGAAAAGTATACGGGCATGCATACAGATCTCGGAAAAGATGTTGCAGCGCTTGTATATTCGGCATGTATGAATTCAATATCAAAAAGTGAATAG
- a CDS encoding 30S ribosomal protein S13 — MVDKVDKKDFKYIVRIANTNIDGNKSVLYGIAEIKGIGYRLANSIIRQIDIPAQEKMGNLTDQQVELLKNAIEKDINQYLPEWMMNRREDPITGESFHKIGVDLDLQVQDDVNIMKKMRAYKGIRHERGLPVRGQRTKANGRVGMSISLGKKRPETKTEAKPEVK, encoded by the coding sequence ATGGTAGATAAAGTAGATAAGAAAGACTTCAAATACATCGTCAGAATCGCAAATACAAATATTGATGGTAATAAATCTGTACTATATGGTATAGCTGAGATTAAAGGAATAGGATATAGATTAGCTAATTCTATTATTAGGCAAATTGACATACCCGCGCAGGAAAAGATGGGTAACCTGACCGATCAACAGGTAGAGCTTCTGAAAAACGCGATTGAAAAAGATATAAACCAATACCTTCCAGAGTGGATGATGAACAGAAGAGAAGATCCTATTACAGGAGAAAGTTTCCACAAGATAGGTGTTGATCTTGATTTGCAGGTACAGGATGATGTAAATATAATGAAAAAGATGAGAGCATATAAAGGCATTCGACATGAGCGTGGTTTGCCGGTCAGAGGCCAGAGAACAAAAGCTAATGGTAGGGTTGGCATGTCCATAAGTCTTGGCAAGAAGAGACCAGAGACAAAGACAGAAGCTAAACCAGAGGTGAAATGA